A window from Prochlorococcus marinus CUG1435 encodes these proteins:
- a CDS encoding PipX family protein produces MSSERYLNHPTFGMLYQVSPGNDGRDIYATLYAQKMFFLVEIRQREVFFEVIPYLDARNQAELNLQRARRTGSEDLSKWDNLFTQTFL; encoded by the coding sequence TTGAGTTCAGAGCGTTATTTAAACCACCCAACATTTGGAATGTTGTATCAGGTTTCTCCTGGAAACGATGGGAGAGACATATATGCTACTTTGTATGCTCAAAAAATGTTTTTTTTGGTTGAAATTAGACAGAGAGAAGTTTTTTTTGAAGTTATACCTTATTTAGATGCTCGTAATCAGGCAGAATTAAATCTTCAAAGAGCCAGAAGGACAGGTTCTGAAGATTTGTCCAAATGGGATAATTTATTCACACAAACTTTTTTATAA